The following DNA comes from Thermoanaerobaculales bacterium.
GATCTTCCACGTCGAGCGGGTGCAGACCCCGCTGCTGATCATCCAGGGGGACCTCGACTACGTGCCCATCCAGCAGGGCGAGGAGTTCTTCACGTCCCTGTACCGCCAAGGCAAGCGCGCCCGCTTCGTCCGCTACTGGGGCGAGGGCCACGTGCTCGAGAGCCCGGCCAACATCCGCGACATGTGGGTACAGATCTTCCGCTGGTTCGACGAGATCTCATCCGGGGCTCCCGTCGAGGGGCAGGGATCCTCGACGAAGCCCTGAGGAACCCCCGCACCCGGCACCGGGGTACGCAGGTTAATCTGTCCAACTCAAAACCGGCGTTGACAACCAGCTGCCGCGCTCCATCCTATGCATCTTCACAACCGTCAAGATCCTCTTCGGTGGCGGGTTCTCCGTAAATCCATGTGTCCGGTTCAAACTTGGAAGTCGCGCCCGGGTGGCGGCGGTCTACAGAATCAACCACAACCGGCCGAATCCTGACTACGGGATCGTCGACCTGTTCGTCCTTTCTGAGTCTCACCGCAACGCGGGCGGCGTACTCGTCAACGTCTCTCTCCACTCGGTAGTCGCGTGACACGCTATCAAACGGCTGAATCACAACGGCCGTCCCCGTCGGCGGCTGCCATACCCGCGCCAATCTCTTCCATTTCAGTCCGACTCTGTATTCCAGTATTACATCTGCGACTCTGAGTGGATTTGGGGTGCGATTGTCAATCCGGATGTTCACCGCGCCTTGATAGATCACGTTTCTCGTACCGCAGTCGACAGTCTTTAATCCAGTGATCTTGTGCACAGTCACGCTGGCGACTACTTTCTCCCGCATGCGCTTGAATACGTTGAGAACGTCTTCGACTACTCCGGCAATGCCCCTGACAGCAATTGCGGTGGCTGAAATCGCGCCAATGATCTCTAATTCCATCATGCCCCCCGTGTCGCATGCAGTTATCGAAGCGGAGCGGTCCTGACAATTGATCGTCGCACTTTCCACGAACAGAATAGACAAGAAGTGGCGGGCACGCGAGGTAACCTCAGCGGGTGTGTGAACGAGGAGAGGGCGGCTGCACGCGCCACTCGAATCGTTCAAGGCATGCTCTCAAGTCATTGTTGTGCGGCGGGTGCTGGGTACCCCGTAACTCCTCGCCATAGTCCGTCTTGCGGGGGGCGACATGGCCGGGCATGCTCCAGGGGTGGGCACGAGTGAGCTGAGCAGCCTGTGCGAGCAGCTCGCCGGCGAGATCGCCGAGGAGCTGCGATCGGGCCGCAGTAGGAAGTTGCGGTACCCGGCGGAGCTGCGCCTACGGGTCGTGTCGCACGCGCGGGTGTGCCGCGGCGCCGGCGGCGGCCGGATGTGGCTCGAGGAGAAGCTTGGCGAGCGCATCAACCAGACCCGCTTTGGCCAGCTCAAGGCGACCGGCACGAAGAACGTCGGCATCGCCTGCCCCTACTGCTGGGCGATGCTGTCCGACGCCCAGCGCGAGCTCGGCCACGAGCACGCGAAGACCTGGCACGTCATCGAGCTCGTTGCCATGGCGATGGGGGAGCCGAAGGCGTAGCGCCCGCCGGCTCGATTGTTGGCCACGAGCTGCCGAACCAGAATTCCTGAGTCTATGGACCCGGCACCATCCGTCACCAGATCTACCTTCATCGAGAGCAGGGTCGGCAAGGCCGACCTCCTCGTTTCTCGATCACTCTCAGCGCAGTTATCCTTGTCGTTGTGAAGGTCGAACTTGTCTATACGCGAGCCAGCACATGAAGGGAATTGAGGAGTTCCTCGAACAAGTAAGACAGCTGAACCAGCCCGGGTCTGCGTTCGAGAAGGTCATCAGTGAATTAGACCGACATGTAGCCATGGCCTGTGGTAGCCAACTCCAGACGGCGATAGAGCAATTGGACGCACAATCAGGCTTCCTGAGGCGGGCGTTAGAGCCCTACGGTAGGTACCGCGAGGAGATGGAGAGAATAGTCGGCGCCGTCAACTCTCAACGATTGCTTGGCCCAGGGGAGGAGCTGCAGCGGGCAATCAAGCAGCTGGAGGGTCAGTCTGAGGTCGTGAGACAAGTTTTGGAGCCTTACGGTAGGTACCGCGAGGAGATGGAGAGAATGGTCGCCGCGATTAGCTCTCAATACCTCCTTGGCGCCGGGGGCGAGCTGCAGCAAACAATTAGGCAGTTGGAGGCGCAGTCTGAGTTCGTGAGACAGGCGTTGGAGCCGTACGGCAGCTACCGCGAGCACATCGAGAGAATCGCCAAGAGTGTCAAACTTGAAGAGCTGCTAGCGGGATCCCTACTGAGGCCTTGGGGTGCCCTAGATTCAACGGAGGATCTCCTCGCGTACGTCAACTCGTATTCAGCTAATGTCGTTGCCACGGTAGCCGAATTCGCGGAAGACGGTCCGCTTGACGCAGCCGATCCGCGTCTTCGACGTTGCCTTGATTATGTCGCTGGTCTTCTTGCCCTGGCGCCGAAGAGTCTACCCATAGCCAAGTACTTGATGTCGATACTCCTGCCTCTAGTCATCGCCGTCTGGAACCACAGCCAATCGGAAGAGGCCAGGAGGGAAGTCTCCGATCGGTTGAGCGCGATAGAAACGCGCCTTCTGAGTAGACCCGACGAAATACGTGACGGAGGATTGGATCATCCCGAGTTTATCGTCCATACGGCAGTCAACTTGCGAAACGGCCCCTCCGAAGAAAGCGAGAAGATAACGGTCCTACGTCGGGGCACCACGGTTGCGGCACTCGAAATCAACGGCCCGTGGGCTAAGGTAGGGGTGTTTGATCTTAGGGACGGAGTGGTGAAAGAAGGCTGGGTGTATACGAAGTACATTATGCTCGTCGGACCCGTAGACGGCGATTAAGTAAGATCGAGCTACTGGCTCCACCGCTTGTTCCGCAGATCTACGAGCCGGCCGCACCAACGGCGAGTACGACGCGCCCCGCTTCCTGCTCCGCGCGATCCCCGGCGGTGAGGGTGCGTGAGGCCGAGCTTCACCGCGAGCGGGCCATGTGCTGCGGCGCCGGCGGCGGCCGGATGTGGCTCGAGGAGAAGCTCGGCGAGCGCATCAACCAGACCCGTTTCACCCAGCTCGCGGCCTCCGGCACCAAGAATGTCGGCGTCGCCTGCCCCTACTGCTGGGCCATGCTGTCCGACGCCCAGCGCGAGCTCGGCCACGAGCGGGCGAAGACCTGGGACGTCATCGAACTCGTCGCCATGGCGATGGGCGAACCGAAGGCGTAGCGCCCGCCGGCTCGATTGTCGAAAAGGTGCCGGGTTCATACATTCGAAAAGGTGCCGGGTTCATACATTCGGTGTTTGGCGATGTCCATCGCCGGTCACCGTCCGGGA
Coding sequences within:
- a CDS encoding (Fe-S)-binding protein is translated as MGTSELSSLCEQLAGEIAEELRSGRSRKLRYPAELRLRVVSHARVCRGAGGGRMWLEEKLGERINQTRFGQLKATGTKNVGIACPYCWAMLSDAQRELGHEHAKTWHVIELVAMAMGEPKA
- a CDS encoding SH3 domain-containing protein, which gives rise to MKGIEEFLEQVRQLNQPGSAFEKVISELDRHVAMACGSQLQTAIEQLDAQSGFLRRALEPYGRYREEMERIVGAVNSQRLLGPGEELQRAIKQLEGQSEVVRQVLEPYGRYREEMERMVAAISSQYLLGAGGELQQTIRQLEAQSEFVRQALEPYGSYREHIERIAKSVKLEELLAGSLLRPWGALDSTEDLLAYVNSYSANVVATVAEFAEDGPLDAADPRLRRCLDYVAGLLALAPKSLPIAKYLMSILLPLVIAVWNHSQSEEARREVSDRLSAIETRLLSRPDEIRDGGLDHPEFIVHTAVNLRNGPSEESEKITVLRRGTTVAALEINGPWAKVGVFDLRDGVVKEGWVYTKYIMLVGPVDGD
- a CDS encoding (Fe-S)-binding protein; translation: MRVREAELHRERAMCCGAGGGRMWLEEKLGERINQTRFTQLAASGTKNVGVACPYCWAMLSDAQRELGHERAKTWDVIELVAMAMGEPKA